The Streptomyces sp. NBC_01439 genome contains the following window.
GAAGGGACGGGAGGTGACGGATCACCGCCGTCTCCGTACGCAGCAACTTCAGCTCCTCCGCCAGCCGGGTCGCGGTGTCCGGGGCCTGGAGCAGCCGCTGCTTCGCCGGGATGTCCAGCACCGCCGCCGCAGCCACCAGGTAGGAGACCACCGAGGGCTCGTCGGGGAGCTCCGCGCCCGTCAGGGACCGCTCGCGGGCCCCTGCCAGCCGCTTCTGGTAGTTGCGGAAGGCCCGCAGCACGCCCTCGGCCAGGACGCCCGCGCCGTCGCCCGCGTCCTCCGGGAGCTCTTCCAGCTCAGCCGTCAGGAAGGGGCCCGAGGCGTCGACCGAGACCAGGCGGACCCGCGTCGTACCGGTCGCCAGGACCTCGAAGCTGCCGTCCTCCCGCTCCCGGACGGTCGCCGCGTCGGCGATGCAGCCCACCCGGTGGAAGGCCTGGATCGGGTCGGGGCCGAAGCCCGCCGCCGGGCCCCGCTCGGGCAGGGACGTCTGGTCCGGCAGGCCGGGCGCGGTCGGCGCGACCTCCCGGCCGTCGCGGATCGCGACGACCGCGAAACGGCGCGGCTCGTCCTCACCCGCCTTCAACAGCTCGCGCATCATGGCGCGATAACGCTCCTCGAAGATGTTCAGCGGGAGGACGAGTCCCGGGAACAGCACCGAATTCAGCGGGAAGAGGGGCAGGCGAACGGTGGTCACGACGCACAGGGTAATCGCCCGGGCCACCGAGGGTGTCCGGCGTTTGAGGGGCGGACGGCGTCACGTGCCCCGTCCGCCGGACGACCCCCGCCCCCGTCACCCCCGCCGCAGGAGCCGGGAAGCCCCCGCCGCCACCGTCGTGGCCAGGATCCAGCCCATGACGACCAAGCCCGCCGCCCCCCACTGCCAGCCGCCCTCCAGCTTCCACTGACCCTGCTGCCCGAGGTCGATCACCGGAAGCAGCAGGTCCAGCGCGTACAGGGCGGCGCTCCACTGCGGATGCTCGTCCTCCTTGATCGCCGGCGGGTGGAGCTGCGAGAACAGCAGCGCCCCCGCCGCCCACAGCACCGCCATCCACAGCGCGGCCCGGCCCGGCCGGTAGCCGTAGACCACCGTCCAGTCCTGGAGGTACCCCCACGCCTTCGGCCCCAGCGGCAGCGTGGCCCGGCGCCGCCGCTGCTTGGCCAGCAGCACCTCGCGGGCGTCCTGGTCCTCGCCGCTCGCCCGCAGTACGGCGGCCAGCCGCTCGTACGGCTCCGGCGAGTACTCGGGAGTGGCGGCCTCCAGCCACTCCAGGCGGCGGGAGAGCGGGAAGTGCCCCCGGGGCGCGAGGTTCTCGTAGACGAAGCCCTCGATGGACAGCCCGCCCGGGCCCGGCCAGCTCGTGGACGTGTCGACCAGCTTGACCACCTTGGCCCCGGACACCACCACCCGGCCCTGCTCCGGCCGCTCGCCGACGAACCGGAACTCGGGGGTCTGGATCCGGCGCAGCGATATCTCCTGCTCGGGCGTGAGCGTGAACCGCGCCCCGTAGAAGTCGATGGCGTCACCGAAGCGGCCGTCGTCCAGCCGCAACCCGCCCCGGCACTCGAAGTGCTGGGCCCGCCGGCCCCGGGTGGGCGTCGGCCCCAGCCCGTACGGGGGAGTGGAGGAACCCCCGTACGCCGCGTAGTCCAACGCGATGGAGGTCAGGTACAGGGTCCGCTCGACGGTCAGCTGCGGGGCGTTCAGCGCGAACCGTCCCTGCGGGTTGCGCAGGCGGGCCCCCCGCAGGTTCATCGACACGCCGACCTTCGCGCCGCGCAGGCTCACCTCCCCGTACGTCTCCAGCAGCTCCCCCTGTAAGTCCTGCGCCACCGACATCCCGTCCGCGGAGATCGCCCGGCCCTTGTTGTCGCGCTGCACCACGGCCTGGCTGACCAGCAGGTCGGTGCCGATCTGCGCGTCGGTCAGCCGGATCCCGCGCGCCACCCGGCAGCGCGGCAGGTGCAGATCGCCCTCGGTGTGCAGCCGGGCCGCCTCCAGCCGCGGTATCGCGCAGTTGATCAGGCGCAGCGTGCCGAAGCGGGCCTCGGACAGCTGGATCTCGCTGTCGAAGCGGCAGGACTGGAGCTCCACGTACGGGGCCACCGCGCCACCGGACAGTTCCAGCCGCCCGCTGATCCGCACCCCGCGCAGCTTGAGGGAGGCCACCCGGCCCGGCACGGGCGGCGGACCGTGCAGCAGCAGCCGGGCGACCACCCGGGCGCGGACGCTGCGCTCGGGCCCCCAGACGTGCTCGGCGTGCGGATCGTCGCGGTCGGCGGCGCGGGCGCTGAGATCGCAGACGCTGCCCGTGCGGTAGGCGTCCCACATGCGGCGTTCGGAAGCGGTGAGATCCGCCGGTTCCTCGTCCGTGCGCGCCTCGGTCACGGCGGCCCCCCTCCGCTGTCATCTCCGTGTACGGGGAAAGCTATCGGGCGCCTGTGACATCCGGGGCCCGTATCAGCCAGTGATACGGGCGAACGGTGGCGCGAAGCGGTCTGAGAGAATTGTGGGGTGATCTCTCGTATCGACCTGCGCGGTGACGCCCTCCCCGAGGGCGGCGCCCTGCGCTCCCTGCTGCCCCGTGCCGAGTTCGACGTAGAAGCCGCCCTGGAGAAGGTGCGGCCCATCTGCGAGGACGTCCATCATCGTGGCACGGCGGCGCTGATCGAGTACGCGCAGAAGTTCGACGGCGTCGAGCTCTCGCAGGTCCGGGTAC
Protein-coding sequences here:
- a CDS encoding LON peptidase substrate-binding domain-containing protein, with product MTTVRLPLFPLNSVLFPGLVLPLNIFEERYRAMMRELLKAGEDEPRRFAVVAIRDGREVAPTAPGLPDQTSLPERGPAAGFGPDPIQAFHRVGCIADAATVREREDGSFEVLATGTTRVRLVSVDASGPFLTAELEELPEDAGDGAGVLAEGVLRAFRNYQKRLAGARERSLTGAELPDEPSVVSYLVAAAAVLDIPAKQRLLQAPDTATRLAEELKLLRTETAVIRHLPSLPAVDLTRAPTSPN
- a CDS encoding oxidoreductase; amino-acid sequence: MTEARTDEEPADLTASERRMWDAYRTGSVCDLSARAADRDDPHAEHVWGPERSVRARVVARLLLHGPPPVPGRVASLKLRGVRISGRLELSGGAVAPYVELQSCRFDSEIQLSEARFGTLRLINCAIPRLEAARLHTEGDLHLPRCRVARGIRLTDAQIGTDLLVSQAVVQRDNKGRAISADGMSVAQDLQGELLETYGEVSLRGAKVGVSMNLRGARLRNPQGRFALNAPQLTVERTLYLTSIALDYAAYGGSSTPPYGLGPTPTRGRRAQHFECRGGLRLDDGRFGDAIDFYGARFTLTPEQEISLRRIQTPEFRFVGERPEQGRVVVSGAKVVKLVDTSTSWPGPGGLSIEGFVYENLAPRGHFPLSRRLEWLEAATPEYSPEPYERLAAVLRASGEDQDAREVLLAKQRRRRATLPLGPKAWGYLQDWTVVYGYRPGRAALWMAVLWAAGALLFSQLHPPAIKEDEHPQWSAALYALDLLLPVIDLGQQGQWKLEGGWQWGAAGLVVMGWILATTVAAGASRLLRRG